From one Mycolicibacterium cosmeticum genomic stretch:
- a CDS encoding DUF6188 family protein: MYTQWIEDCVVQRVSVRDGLVLDLDDYNEVVISRPLRLTLPAADRFPAEAVLINPLQISVYERPLLNLAGAVCTQAWSGDDGGLHLSFSRGHRIDVDPDEQFTAWELYGKRHGYMACLPHGRVRVVRHDIPESDDANIVNR; this comes from the coding sequence ATGTACACCCAATGGATCGAAGATTGTGTCGTGCAACGGGTTTCGGTGCGCGACGGCTTGGTGCTCGACCTGGACGACTACAATGAGGTCGTCATCTCGCGTCCCCTGCGGCTCACTCTGCCCGCAGCAGATCGCTTTCCCGCGGAGGCGGTCCTCATCAATCCCTTGCAGATCTCGGTGTACGAGCGCCCGCTGCTGAACCTGGCCGGCGCAGTGTGCACCCAGGCCTGGTCGGGTGACGACGGGGGGTTGCACCTGAGCTTCTCCCGTGGTCACCGCATCGACGTTGATCCCGACGAGCAGTTCACCGCGTGGGAGCTGTACGGCAAGCGGCACGGCTACATGGCCTGTCTACCGCACGGGCGTGTCCGCGTGGTCCGGCACGACATCCCCGAAAGCGACGACGCCAACATCGTGAACCGATAA
- a CDS encoding TetR family transcriptional regulator → MTVTSARASDTHTGLVEEHLVGDQVHAAGVPRSRVSARRREAIMDAALAIAATGGYDAVHMRLVAERVGMAVGTLYRYFPAKTHLLVAALNREFQRLDVAGNWTTGAGTPRQRLERLTTHLHDRWQREPLLTDAMTRAFAVADTRAAAELDSAAATIHTLLASTLSAGEPTPAHLVVAGIISDIWLANLLAFISGRVSAEETRDRIDRAVHRLLDSAAAHSEEP, encoded by the coding sequence ATGACCGTCACCAGCGCCCGAGCGAGCGACACGCACACCGGGCTCGTCGAGGAGCATTTGGTTGGCGATCAGGTTCACGCAGCCGGGGTGCCACGTTCGCGCGTCTCGGCCCGTCGTCGCGAGGCCATCATGGATGCCGCCTTGGCTATAGCTGCCACCGGCGGGTACGACGCGGTGCACATGCGATTGGTCGCCGAGCGCGTCGGCATGGCCGTGGGCACGCTGTACCGCTATTTCCCAGCCAAAACACATCTGCTGGTCGCGGCGCTGAATCGCGAATTTCAGCGTCTCGACGTCGCCGGCAACTGGACAACCGGTGCCGGCACACCGCGGCAGCGATTGGAGCGACTGACCACCCACCTGCACGACCGGTGGCAGCGCGAGCCGCTGCTGACCGACGCCATGACTAGGGCCTTCGCCGTGGCCGACACCCGCGCCGCCGCGGAACTCGATTCTGCCGCTGCGACGATCCACACGCTGCTGGCCAGCACCCTCAGCGCGGGCGAGCCGACACCGGCACATCTGGTTGTCGCCGGCATCATCTCCGACATCTGGTTGGCCAACCTGCTCGCCTTCATCAGCGGGCGGGTGTCCGCGGAGGAGACCCGTGACCGCATCGACCGGGCCGTTCATCGGCTACTCGACAGCGCCGCCGCGCACTCCGAGGAACCGTAA
- a CDS encoding PaaI family thioesterase, which translates to MGCGPDNPHGLHVEVYRSADSVYADVTFDERHIGAPGLAHGGAVAAACDDVLGFTLWIAGTPAVTRSLTVEYLQPVPLHRPHRITAHISAREGRALHVAATGTCEGATRFTATAVFIVVDTAHFAAHGDISGFGEILEQFSRRGGDHTP; encoded by the coding sequence ATGGGGTGTGGCCCGGACAATCCGCACGGCCTGCACGTGGAGGTCTACCGCAGTGCGGATTCGGTGTATGCCGATGTCACATTCGACGAGCGCCACATCGGAGCCCCCGGCCTGGCGCACGGTGGGGCCGTCGCCGCCGCCTGCGATGACGTGCTGGGCTTCACGCTATGGATCGCCGGCACGCCTGCGGTGACGCGCAGTCTGACGGTGGAGTATCTGCAACCAGTGCCGCTGCACCGGCCCCACCGGATCACCGCGCACATCAGCGCCCGCGAGGGCCGGGCGTTGCACGTCGCGGCGACCGGCACCTGCGAAGGGGCCACCCGGTTCACCGCGACGGCCGTATTCATCGTGGTTGATACCGCACATTTCGCCGCCCACGGCGATATCAGCGGTTTCGGGGAGATCCTCGAGCAGTTCTCGCGCCGCGGCGGCGATCACACACCATGA
- a CDS encoding TetR/AcrR family transcriptional regulator, with protein sequence MSDSNQPSLPDDDDIDPRRIRSRNRLLDAAATLLSTGGVEAVTIDAVTKASKVARTTLYRHFQSSSHLLAATFERLLPQVSTPAPISGSLRDQLIELLSRQAALFNDAPLHVTTLAWLSLGPTGAKDEAENSHASGALRARVVDQYRQPFDAILTSSKAHAELGNIDRDLAICQLVGPLAFARMTGLRTITREDCTTLIDDFLATHRRAATPADREVV encoded by the coding sequence GTGAGCGACAGCAATCAGCCCTCCCTGCCCGATGATGACGACATCGATCCGCGGCGGATCCGGTCACGGAATCGACTATTGGATGCTGCGGCAACACTGTTGAGCACCGGAGGGGTCGAGGCCGTCACCATCGATGCCGTCACCAAAGCATCCAAGGTGGCCCGCACCACGCTGTATCGGCATTTTCAGAGCTCGTCGCATCTGCTGGCTGCCACATTCGAGCGGCTACTGCCGCAGGTAAGCACACCAGCGCCGATCAGCGGTTCCCTACGCGATCAACTGATCGAGTTGCTCAGCCGCCAAGCCGCCCTGTTCAACGACGCCCCGCTGCACGTCACCACCTTGGCATGGCTGTCACTCGGGCCGACCGGCGCCAAAGACGAGGCCGAGAACAGTCACGCATCCGGGGCGCTGCGGGCCCGCGTCGTTGACCAGTACCGTCAACCGTTCGACGCCATCCTCACCAGCTCGAAAGCTCACGCCGAACTCGGCAACATTGACCGCGACCTCGCGATCTGCCAACTCGTCGGACCCCTCGCATTCGCACGCATGACCGGTCTGCGCACCATCACGCGCGAGGACTGCACAACCCTCATCGACGACTTCCTTGCAACCCACCGCAGAGCCGCCACCCCCGCAGATCGCGAAGTCGTCTGA
- a CDS encoding YfbU family protein, with product MAVLNIRVDDQVRDELKDMADAEGVTVSEYVRDLLMAALVPGYESKEDHGDLPAPETMRIADRQVLSLLHRILARVLPEDNDDVDGDADYQLGRARVIEAGYTGEYWREVAGFNPELSKRDCGRVLDILDMFRIITFSIRRLEKDGTTVDEDLKYELEFKGFDGNDGLENHMARYVEFLMSDGRWAELHEQWKSNDEGNSHALMLDTYIRMVAEHRRIKASRDRGFHREDYLLSLDELQQIADARHPSRRG from the coding sequence ATGGCCGTCTTGAATATCCGAGTCGATGATCAGGTCCGCGATGAACTCAAGGACATGGCCGACGCGGAGGGTGTCACCGTCAGCGAGTACGTCCGCGATCTGCTCATGGCCGCGCTCGTCCCTGGGTATGAGTCCAAAGAGGACCACGGCGACCTACCGGCGCCGGAGACGATGCGGATTGCCGATCGGCAGGTGCTCTCCCTGCTTCACCGCATCCTCGCGCGCGTGCTGCCCGAGGACAACGACGACGTGGACGGAGACGCCGACTATCAGCTGGGGCGGGCGCGGGTGATCGAGGCGGGCTACACCGGGGAGTACTGGCGCGAAGTCGCCGGGTTCAACCCCGAGCTGTCGAAGCGTGACTGCGGCCGCGTCCTGGACATCCTCGACATGTTCCGCATCATCACCTTCAGCATCCGGCGGCTGGAGAAAGACGGGACCACCGTCGACGAGGACCTCAAGTACGAGCTGGAATTTAAGGGCTTCGACGGCAACGACGGACTCGAAAACCACATGGCCCGCTACGTCGAGTTCCTCATGAGCGACGGCCGGTGGGCTGAACTGCACGAACAGTGGAAGAGCAACGACGAAGGGAACTCCCACGCCCTCATGCTCGACACCTACATACGCATGGTTGCCGAACACCGCCGCATCAAGGCCAGCCGCGACCGCGGATTCCACCGAGAGGACTACCTGCTGTCCCTCGACGAGCTGCAGCAGATTGCAGACGCTCGCCACCCGTCGCGCCGCGGCTAG